A genomic window from Nicotiana sylvestris chromosome 11, ASM39365v2, whole genome shotgun sequence includes:
- the LOC138881236 gene encoding uncharacterized mitochondrial protein AtMg00810-like, with amino-acid sequence MDDGIFISQESYTKEILKKFNMLDCNPVNTPMESGTKLSKFDEGEKVDPTFFKSFVGSLRYLTCTISDILFVVGVVSRFMEAPTSTHLKVVRRILCYLKAEYVVAMSCTCHAIWLRRLLKELNLQQIEATEISIDNKSAQEG; translated from the coding sequence ATGGATGATGGaatttttatctctcaagaaagctatacaaaagagatattgaagaagttcaacatgCTCGATTGCAACCCCGTGAACACGCCGATGGAGAGTGGGACAAAATTGTCCAAGTTTGATGAAGGAGAAAAAGTGGATCCCACATTTTTTAAAAGTTTTGTGGGAAGTTTGAGGTACTTGACTTGTACCATATCAGATATACTCTTTGTGGTTGGAGTAGTAAGCCGTTTCATGGAAGCTCCTACCTCAACTCATTTGAAAGTCGTTAGAAGAATTCTTTGTTACCTAAAAGCTGAATATGTAGTAGCAATGTCCTGTACATGTCATGCGATTTGGCTGAGAAGATTAttgaaggagctcaatttacaacaGATTGAAGCTACAGAGATTTCTATTGACAACAAATCCGCACAAGAAGGATAA